In the genome of Gemmatimonadaceae bacterium, one region contains:
- the prmC gene encoding peptide chain release factor N(5)-glutamine methyltransferase — translation MAPDRRPPLSGATPLVAQTATFSVDAVLEQTAGELARLGLPNAVGGAHEIVAALLDVGRHWPALHGAAPADAMLVVRALHAARRLARGMPFQYAVGRAAFRGLTLEVDERVLIPRPETEMLVELVLELTRDARGGTAIDVGTGSGAIALALAQEGTFDRVIGTDISTDALTVARCNAAALAGRLHAPVEFRHGSLLGPVAGERARAIVSNPPYIAFEEAAALPNAVRDWEPALALLSADNGLAVTRRLVRESAARLAEGGVLALEVDARRAALVAEMVSAEAGFTHVSVRLDLAGRERYVIARRRELT, via the coding sequence GTGGCACCTGATCGCCGGCCGCCACTGTCGGGCGCCACGCCGCTCGTCGCGCAAACGGCCACGTTCAGCGTGGACGCGGTGCTCGAGCAGACGGCCGGTGAACTCGCGCGGCTCGGGCTGCCCAACGCCGTGGGCGGCGCGCACGAGATCGTCGCCGCGCTGCTCGACGTGGGCCGCCACTGGCCGGCGCTGCACGGTGCCGCGCCGGCCGACGCCATGCTGGTGGTCCGCGCGCTGCATGCGGCGCGGCGGCTGGCCCGCGGCATGCCGTTCCAGTACGCGGTGGGGCGCGCGGCGTTCCGCGGCCTCACGCTCGAGGTGGACGAGCGGGTGCTCATCCCGCGTCCCGAGACCGAGATGCTGGTGGAGCTCGTGCTCGAGCTCACGCGCGACGCGCGCGGCGGCACGGCGATCGACGTGGGCACGGGGTCGGGGGCGATCGCGCTGGCGCTGGCGCAGGAGGGGACGTTCGACCGTGTGATCGGCACCGACATCTCCACGGATGCGCTGACGGTGGCGCGATGCAACGCGGCGGCGCTGGCCGGCCGGCTGCACGCGCCGGTCGAATTCCGGCATGGTTCGCTGCTCGGCCCGGTGGCCGGCGAACGGGCGCGGGCGATCGTGTCCAATCCGCCCTACATTGCCTTCGAAGAGGCGGCCGCGCTGCCCAACGCGGTGCGCGACTGGGAGCCGGCGCTGGCGCTGCTCAGCGCCGACAACGGGCTGGCGGTCACGCGCCGGTTGGTGCGCGAGTCCGCAGCGCGGTTGGCCGAGGGCGGGGTGCTGGCGCTGGAAGTGGACGCGCGGCGCGCCGCGCTGGTGGCGGAGATGGTCTCCGCCGAAGCAGGTTTCACCCACGTCTCGGTGAGGCTCGACCTCGCCGGACGCGAACGCTACGTCATCGCACGCCGACGGGAGTTGACATGA
- the aroF gene encoding 3-deoxy-7-phosphoheptulonate synthase has protein sequence MLVVMQHGATSEQVERVVHVIEEMGYQARSMPGEQRTAVGLVGNDGRVDSSRIEAMPGVAEVIHVSKPYKQVSREWQPQNTVVTIAPGVSFGGRDVAIIAGPCSVENEHQIVTAARAVRAAGASALRGGAFKPRSSPYAFQGLGKKGLEMLALAKRETGLPIVTEALDEEGAHLVAQYADCIQIGARNMQNYSLLRAVGRIGKPVLLKRGMAATITDLLMSAEYILAEGNSQVILCERGIRSFDTTTRNLFDLTAIPVVQKLSHLPMIADPSHATGLREKVTPMARAAIAAGADGIIVEVHPTPDRALSDGGQSLYPEQFARLVGEIRAIASAIGRSVTPTPGTAPVSVG, from the coding sequence ATGCTGGTGGTGATGCAGCACGGCGCGACGTCCGAGCAGGTGGAACGCGTCGTCCATGTGATCGAGGAGATGGGATACCAGGCGCGCTCCATGCCGGGCGAGCAGCGCACCGCCGTCGGCCTGGTGGGCAACGACGGACGCGTGGACTCGTCGCGCATCGAGGCGATGCCCGGCGTGGCCGAGGTCATCCACGTCTCCAAGCCGTACAAGCAGGTGTCGCGCGAGTGGCAGCCGCAGAATACGGTGGTCACGATCGCGCCGGGCGTGTCGTTCGGCGGGCGCGACGTGGCGATCATCGCCGGCCCCTGCTCGGTGGAGAACGAGCATCAGATCGTGACCGCGGCGCGAGCCGTGCGCGCGGCCGGCGCCTCGGCGCTGCGCGGCGGCGCGTTCAAACCGCGCAGCTCGCCGTACGCGTTCCAGGGACTGGGCAAGAAGGGCCTCGAGATGCTGGCCCTGGCCAAGCGCGAGACTGGACTGCCCATCGTCACCGAAGCCCTGGACGAGGAGGGCGCGCACCTCGTGGCCCAGTACGCCGACTGCATCCAGATCGGCGCCCGCAACATGCAGAACTACTCGCTCCTCCGCGCCGTGGGCCGCATCGGCAAGCCGGTGCTGCTCAAGCGCGGCATGGCGGCCACGATCACCGACCTGCTGATGAGCGCCGAGTACATCCTGGCCGAGGGCAACAGCCAGGTGATTCTGTGCGAGCGCGGCATCCGCAGCTTCGATACCACCACGCGCAACCTGTTCGACCTCACGGCGATCCCGGTGGTGCAGAAGCTGTCGCACCTGCCGATGATCGCCGACCCGAGCCACGCCACCGGATTGCGCGAGAAGGTCACGCCGATGGCGCGGGCCGCCATCGCCGCCGGCGCCGACGGCATCATCGTCGAAGTGCACCCCACGCCGGATCGTGCGCTCTCCGACGGCGGGCAGTCGTTGTATCCCGAGCAGTTCGCGCGCCTGGTGGGAGAGATTCGCGCCATCGCCAGCGCCATCGGCCGCTCGGTGACCCCGACGCCGGGAACGGCGCCGGTGTCGGTCGGGTAG
- a CDS encoding ribonuclease Z — MRLTTLGTGTIALSPGRSCAGYLVEHAEVRLLLDCGSGVTRRLAELALPWPAITHVALTHFHIDHHGDLPTLIFAWKYGLLPPRSAPLDLVGPVGTADLMQRLAAAHGTWVLEPGFPLRVVEIAPGAPLALAGGVALEALKVPHTAESVAYSVTAGAHRLVYTGDTGFDPALAAWARGCDLLLCECSLPEAMAIPEHLTPERCGELAELASPRRLVLTHFYPPVETVDISAAVAARYRGPLVVARDGWQTDI; from the coding sequence ATGCGGCTCACCACGCTGGGCACGGGAACGATCGCCCTCTCCCCCGGGCGGTCCTGCGCCGGATACCTGGTGGAGCACGCCGAGGTGCGGCTGCTGCTGGACTGCGGGAGCGGCGTCACCCGGCGGCTGGCCGAGCTGGCCCTGCCCTGGCCGGCCATCACCCACGTGGCGCTCACCCACTTCCACATCGATCACCACGGCGACCTGCCGACGCTGATCTTCGCGTGGAAGTACGGCCTCCTGCCTCCGCGGAGCGCCCCGCTGGACCTGGTCGGACCCGTGGGCACGGCCGACCTCATGCAGCGCCTGGCGGCGGCCCACGGAACCTGGGTCCTGGAGCCAGGATTCCCTCTGCGTGTGGTGGAAATCGCTCCCGGAGCCCCCCTGGCGCTGGCCGGAGGGGTGGCGCTGGAAGCGCTCAAGGTTCCCCATACGGCGGAGAGTGTGGCATATTCCGTCACGGCCGGCGCGCACCGGCTCGTCTACACGGGGGACACCGGGTTCGATCCGGCGCTCGCGGCGTGGGCGCGAGGGTGCGATCTGTTGCTGTGCGAGTGCTCGCTCCCCGAGGCCATGGCCATCCCGGAGCATCTGACGCCGGAACGGTGCGGCGAGCTCGCGGAATTGGCGTCGCCCCGGCGGCTGGTGCTCACGCACTTCTATCCGCCGGTGGAAACCGTTGACATCTCGGCCGCGGTCGCGGCGCGATACAGGGGTCCGCTGGTGGTCGCTCGCGACGGCTGGCAGACCGACATCTAG
- a CDS encoding Crp/Fnr family transcriptional regulator, with protein sequence MTQNQTTADFLATVPLFSGLDRAELLRFAELTREKAYPRGSVILFEDDPGDSLFVVRKGRVKVVLIGEDGREVILGVLGVGEHFGELALIDDRPRSAHVIAMEDSDLLVLRRDDFRTRVESSPAVAWSLLTELSRRLRRADDKIGGLVLLDVPGRISRLLLDLADESGGPVIEKSLTHQTIAQMIGASRETVSRAMKEFQDSGWISVERRRITVADRGALERRAQVRV encoded by the coding sequence TTGACCCAGAACCAGACCACCGCCGACTTCCTGGCCACGGTCCCGCTGTTCAGCGGGCTCGACCGGGCGGAGTTGCTCCGGTTTGCCGAGCTGACGCGGGAGAAGGCGTACCCGCGGGGGAGCGTGATCCTGTTCGAGGACGACCCCGGCGACTCGCTGTTCGTGGTCCGCAAGGGGCGGGTGAAGGTGGTGCTGATCGGCGAGGACGGACGCGAGGTCATCCTCGGCGTGCTCGGCGTGGGCGAGCACTTCGGCGAGCTGGCGCTGATCGACGACCGCCCGCGCTCGGCGCATGTGATCGCCATGGAGGACTCGGACCTCCTGGTGCTGCGCCGCGACGACTTCCGCACGCGCGTGGAATCGAGCCCCGCCGTGGCCTGGTCGCTGCTCACCGAGCTGTCGCGCCGCCTGCGGCGGGCCGACGACAAGATCGGCGGGCTGGTGCTGCTGGACGTGCCGGGCCGGATCTCGCGCCTGCTGCTCGACCTGGCCGACGAGAGCGGCGGGCCGGTGATCGAGAAGTCGCTCACGCATCAGACCATTGCGCAGATGATCGGCGCCAGCCGCGAGACGGTTTCGCGGGCGATGAAGGAATTTCAGGATTCGGGTTGGATCTCCGTGGAGCGGCGGCGGATCACGGTGGCGGACCGGGGGGCGCTGGAACGGCGCGCCCAGGTGCGCGTGTGA
- a CDS encoding outer membrane lipoprotein carrier protein LolA: MPGLRVGFVAAALAAFTAALPAQQPARAAVQHAVTVWKDVRTLRAAFEQTVSNSLTGTSARATGEYEQRRPDRLAVRFHDPDGDQIVSDGTYLWLYLPSSAPDQVIREAAPAGGSGTVDLTSQFLDDPFAKYAIADAGADTVDGRPTREVILQPKPNGPTAFTSARVWVDDGDGYIRQFEVVQANGVTRRVRLTDLQVNVPVSATAFRFVVPKGVRVIER, from the coding sequence ATGCCAGGCCTTCGCGTAGGATTCGTTGCCGCGGCGCTCGCCGCTTTCACCGCCGCCTTGCCGGCGCAGCAACCGGCGCGCGCCGCCGTGCAGCACGCCGTGACGGTGTGGAAGGACGTGCGCACCCTGCGGGCGGCGTTCGAGCAGACCGTGTCCAACTCGCTCACCGGCACGTCGGCGCGCGCCACGGGCGAATACGAGCAGCGCCGCCCCGACCGGCTGGCCGTGCGATTCCACGATCCCGACGGCGATCAGATCGTGTCCGACGGCACCTATCTCTGGCTGTACCTGCCGAGCAGCGCGCCCGATCAGGTGATCAGGGAAGCGGCGCCCGCGGGCGGCAGCGGCACGGTGGATCTCACCAGCCAGTTCCTGGACGATCCGTTCGCCAAGTACGCGATCGCCGACGCCGGCGCCGACACGGTGGACGGCCGGCCGACGCGCGAGGTGATCCTCCAACCCAAGCCCAATGGCCCCACGGCGTTCACCAGCGCCCGTGTGTGGGTGGACGACGGCGACGGCTACATCAGGCAATTCGAAGTGGTACAGGCCAACGGCGTCACGCGCCGCGTGCGGCTCACCGATCTGCAGGTGAACGTGCCGGTGAGCGCGACGGCATTCCGATTCGTGGTACCGAAGGGCGTGCGCGTCATCGAACGCTGA
- a CDS encoding vitamin K epoxide reductase family protein — protein MRLRSYDRLRVAFSVAGLLIAGYLTLLHYDSNVPLVCSGGPLVNCEQVLTSASAFMLGVPVAVWGLVWFVVALVLALLTSRAGERAEPAWLRAAGFGWVLAGTANVLWLVYQELGVVGKICAWCTAIHVLVLALLVIQVMSDPLRPRAGQAS, from the coding sequence ATGCGGCTGCGGTCCTACGACCGCCTGCGGGTGGCGTTCTCGGTAGCCGGGCTGTTGATCGCCGGCTACCTCACGCTGCTCCACTATGACAGCAACGTGCCCCTCGTGTGCAGCGGGGGGCCGCTCGTGAATTGCGAGCAGGTGCTCACCAGTGCGTCCGCCTTCATGCTCGGTGTTCCCGTGGCGGTGTGGGGGCTGGTCTGGTTCGTCGTGGCGCTCGTGCTGGCGCTGCTCACGTCGCGCGCCGGCGAGCGAGCGGAGCCGGCGTGGCTGCGCGCCGCGGGGTTCGGCTGGGTGCTGGCCGGCACGGCGAACGTGCTCTGGCTCGTGTATCAGGAGCTGGGAGTGGTCGGCAAGATCTGCGCGTGGTGCACGGCCATCCACGTGCTGGTGCTGGCCCTGCTCGTGATCCAGGTGATGAGCGACCCGCTGCGCCCGCGGGCCGGCCAGGCTAGCTGA
- the tmk gene encoding dTMP kinase, whose translation MARGPLIVFEGAEGAGKTTQLRRLASWLESGGRVVHALREPGGTPLGDEIRRLLLDPASDIAPRAEALLFMASRAQLVERLVRPALEAGQVVLLDRFFLSTYAYQGAGRGLPEAQVRQANAVATSGLVPDVTLLLTLPVREGLARAERRGARDRMEQNADEFHHRVSEAFTTFASAAWQAQHPECGPIVIVDASGSEDAVFARVRAAVEDRLRIS comes from the coding sequence ATGGCGCGCGGCCCGCTGATCGTCTTCGAAGGGGCGGAGGGCGCCGGCAAGACCACGCAACTCCGCCGGCTCGCCTCGTGGCTGGAATCGGGCGGGCGCGTGGTGCATGCGCTGCGCGAGCCCGGCGGCACGCCGTTGGGCGACGAGATCCGGCGGCTGCTGCTCGATCCGGCGTCCGACATCGCGCCGCGCGCCGAAGCGCTGCTGTTCATGGCGTCGCGGGCCCAGCTCGTGGAGCGGTTGGTGCGGCCGGCACTGGAGGCGGGGCAGGTGGTGCTGCTCGACCGCTTCTTCCTCTCCACCTACGCGTATCAGGGAGCCGGGCGCGGCCTTCCCGAAGCGCAGGTGCGCCAGGCCAACGCCGTCGCGACGTCGGGGCTGGTGCCCGATGTCACGCTGCTGCTCACCCTCCCCGTGCGCGAGGGGCTGGCCCGCGCCGAGCGCCGGGGCGCCCGCGACCGCATGGAGCAGAACGCCGACGAGTTCCACCACCGCGTGTCCGAAGCGTTCACCACGTTCGCCTCGGCGGCGTGGCAGGCGCAGCACCCGGAGTGCGGGCCGATCGTGATCGTGGATGCGTCGGGATCGGAAGACGCCGTGTTCGCGCGCGTCCGGGCGGCGGTCGAGGACCGGCTCCGGATCAGCTAG
- a CDS encoding MBL fold metallo-hydrolase yields the protein MSLRLQFWGTRGSIPSPGPQTVRYGGNTPSVEVRTSDGWLIILDAGTGLRELGRSLIARANGAPIEGDIFLTHAHWDHIQGIPFFGPIFQRGNHFTIWGSKTLETSIDRVVRDQMSPVVFPVTFEELDATIDFSEIAHETQRRHGYEVSAYPVRHPGGALGYRFIEARRGAKALVYISDNELGAGGKYDTPDGWRAGLVEFVRGARVLVHDTTYTADEYDHFRGWGHSTYGDAVTLALEAGVEQLVLFHHKPERSDDEVDERVAACRAMVKEHGGRLDVVAAAEGMTLTV from the coding sequence ATGAGCTTGCGACTTCAATTCTGGGGTACCCGGGGTTCGATCCCGAGCCCGGGTCCGCAGACGGTGCGCTACGGGGGCAACACGCCGTCGGTGGAAGTGCGCACGTCCGACGGGTGGCTGATCATTCTGGATGCAGGCACGGGGCTTCGCGAGCTGGGGCGGTCGCTGATCGCGCGGGCGAACGGGGCGCCGATCGAAGGCGACATCTTTCTCACGCACGCGCACTGGGATCACATCCAGGGCATCCCGTTCTTCGGGCCGATCTTCCAGCGGGGCAACCACTTCACGATCTGGGGCTCCAAGACGCTGGAGACGAGCATCGATCGCGTGGTGCGGGACCAGATGTCGCCGGTGGTGTTTCCGGTCACGTTCGAGGAACTGGACGCGACGATCGATTTCTCGGAGATTGCGCACGAGACGCAGCGCCGGCACGGCTACGAGGTATCGGCGTATCCCGTGCGACACCCGGGCGGGGCGCTCGGGTATCGGTTCATCGAGGCGCGGCGCGGGGCCAAGGCGCTGGTGTACATCTCGGACAACGAGCTGGGCGCGGGCGGCAAGTACGACACGCCCGACGGATGGCGGGCGGGGCTGGTGGAGTTCGTGAGGGGCGCGCGGGTGCTGGTGCACGACACCACCTACACCGCGGACGAGTACGACCATTTTCGCGGCTGGGGGCATTCGACGTACGGCGACGCGGTGACGCTGGCCCTCGAGGCGGGCGTGGAGCAGTTGGTGCTGTTCCACCACAAGCCCGAACGGAGCGACGACGAAGTGGATGAGCGCGTGGCGGCATGCCGCGCGATGGTGAAGGAGCACGGGGGCCGGCTGGACGTGGTGGCCGCCGCGGAAGGCATGACGTTGACGGTGTAG
- a CDS encoding DUF929 family protein: MNSLLVVVAVALVATVAFAVNHRRASAPAAATAAPPTPVPAPVMANFTSIPPATWEQAGTTGATVPVFVGAADTASGKPEVLYIGALYCPYCAAARWSVIAALSRFGSFSGLSYSASSSVDVYASTPTFSFHGGAYTSPYIEFRSVELQDAEPVDGRYPMLEAPTPAQEALLEKYDGPPFLDKASAGGIPFMLIGGRYMWSGSPFNPGVLAGRTQADLAATLPSGSGAAAQAILANANEITAAICAVDGNQPAAVCSGAAVTKAVKALPSKVP; this comes from the coding sequence ATGAACTCGCTGCTGGTGGTGGTCGCGGTGGCGCTCGTGGCCACGGTCGCGTTCGCCGTCAACCACCGCCGCGCTTCGGCGCCGGCAGCGGCGACGGCCGCGCCGCCCACGCCCGTGCCGGCCCCGGTGATGGCCAACTTCACGTCGATCCCGCCGGCAACATGGGAGCAGGCCGGGACCACCGGCGCCACCGTGCCGGTGTTCGTGGGCGCCGCCGACACGGCCAGCGGCAAGCCGGAGGTGCTCTACATCGGCGCGCTCTACTGCCCGTACTGCGCCGCGGCCCGCTGGTCGGTGATCGCCGCCCTCTCGCGATTCGGCAGCTTCAGCGGATTGTCGTACTCGGCGTCGTCGTCCGTGGACGTGTACGCCAGCACGCCGACGTTCTCGTTCCACGGCGGCGCCTACACGAGCCCGTACATCGAGTTCCGGTCGGTGGAGTTGCAGGACGCCGAGCCCGTGGACGGCCGGTATCCGATGCTCGAAGCCCCCACGCCGGCGCAGGAAGCCCTGTTGGAGAAGTACGACGGTCCGCCCTTCCTCGACAAGGCCAGCGCCGGCGGCATCCCGTTCATGCTGATCGGTGGGCGCTACATGTGGAGCGGGTCGCCGTTCAACCCGGGCGTGCTCGCGGGCCGGACGCAGGCCGATCTCGCCGCCACGCTGCCCAGCGGATCCGGGGCCGCGGCGCAGGCGATTCTGGCCAACGCCAATGAGATCACGGCCGCCATCTGCGCCGTGGACGGCAACCAGCCGGCGGCCGTCTGCTCGGGCGCCGCCGTCACGAAGGCCGTGAAGGCACTGCCAAGCAAGGTGCCCTGA
- a CDS encoding YlbF family regulator has product MIEEKAKELGRLIGQSAEYQALKRANEALAEDKDAVALLRQMENLRLDAQRMMAGGERPTHEMEEQLDALLGKVQGQAVYQRLIVAQENFDKTMSKVNDWILDGIEKGAASPIIMLG; this is encoded by the coding sequence ATGATCGAGGAGAAAGCCAAGGAGCTGGGCCGGTTGATCGGCCAGAGCGCGGAATATCAGGCCCTCAAGCGCGCCAACGAGGCGCTGGCCGAGGACAAGGACGCGGTGGCGCTGCTGCGCCAGATGGAGAACCTGCGGCTCGACGCCCAGCGCATGATGGCGGGCGGGGAACGGCCCACGCACGAGATGGAGGAGCAGCTGGACGCGCTGCTCGGCAAGGTGCAGGGGCAGGCGGTGTATCAGCGCCTGATCGTGGCCCAGGAGAATTTCGACAAGACGATGTCCAAGGTGAATGATTGGATCCTCGACGGCATCGAGAAGGGTGCGGCGAGTCCGATCATCATGCTCGGGTGA
- the rpmE gene encoding 50S ribosomal protein L31, which produces MKTDIHPVYATATVKCACGNTFETRSTQAEIHTDVCSECHPFYTGKQRLVDTAGRVERFRQKFGKKA; this is translated from the coding sequence GTGAAGACCGACATCCATCCCGTGTACGCCACCGCCACCGTCAAGTGTGCCTGCGGCAATACATTCGAGACACGCTCCACCCAGGCCGAGATCCACACCGACGTGTGCTCCGAGTGCCATCCGTTCTACACCGGGAAGCAGCGTCTGGTCGATACGGCCGGCCGCGTGGAACGCTTCCGTCAGAAGTTCGGGAAGAAGGCCTGA
- the prfA gene encoding peptide chain release factor 1: MSLRDRLVDALAKAEEVERALSDPATLRDPRRFAELGREHRRLTPLVELAARLTKEENELVQSRELVSVDDPEMAAEATAEVARLTASIAEMEERLKPMIVPHDPLDDRNAIVEIRGGTGGDEAALFAADLYRMYTRYCERQGWRIEVMAYSEGTLGGVKEVIFKVSGDGPFGAMRWESGVHRVQRVPATESQGRIHTSAATVAVLPEAEEVDVKIEDKDLRIDVFRASGPGGQGVNTTDSAVRITHLATGIVISQQDQRSQIQNKAKAMEVLRARLLDLRLAEREAERARMRKTQVGTGDRSAKIRTYNFPQSRITDHRIGYTTHDLQGVLDGDIGDLIEALRLADVEERLSGT; encoded by the coding sequence CTGAGCCTCCGCGACCGTCTTGTCGACGCGCTGGCCAAGGCCGAGGAAGTCGAGCGCGCGCTGTCCGACCCCGCCACGCTCCGCGACCCCCGCAGGTTCGCGGAACTGGGGCGGGAACACCGCCGCCTGACACCGCTGGTCGAGCTGGCCGCGCGGCTCACGAAAGAAGAGAACGAGCTCGTGCAGTCGCGCGAGCTCGTTTCCGTTGACGACCCCGAGATGGCGGCCGAGGCCACGGCCGAGGTCGCGCGCCTCACGGCGTCCATCGCCGAGATGGAAGAGCGCCTCAAGCCGATGATCGTGCCCCACGATCCCCTCGACGATCGCAACGCCATCGTCGAGATCCGCGGCGGCACCGGGGGCGACGAGGCCGCGCTGTTCGCGGCCGACCTCTATCGCATGTACACCCGCTACTGCGAGCGGCAGGGCTGGCGCATCGAGGTCATGGCGTACTCCGAAGGCACCCTCGGCGGCGTCAAGGAAGTGATCTTCAAGGTCTCCGGCGACGGGCCGTTCGGCGCCATGCGCTGGGAGTCGGGCGTCCACCGCGTGCAGCGCGTGCCCGCCACCGAGAGCCAGGGCCGCATCCATACCTCCGCCGCCACCGTGGCCGTGCTCCCCGAGGCCGAGGAGGTGGACGTGAAGATCGAGGACAAGGATCTGCGCATCGACGTGTTCCGCGCCTCGGGACCGGGCGGGCAGGGCGTGAACACCACCGACTCCGCCGTGCGCATCACGCACCTCGCCACCGGCATCGTGATCAGCCAGCAGGACCAGCGTTCGCAGATCCAGAACAAGGCCAAGGCCATGGAGGTGCTGCGCGCGCGGCTGCTCGATCTGCGCCTGGCCGAGCGCGAAGCCGAGCGGGCCCGCATGCGCAAGACGCAGGTGGGCACCGGCGACCGCTCGGCCAAGATCCGCACGTACAACTTTCCGCAGAGCCGCATCACCGACCATCGCATCGGGTACACCACGCACGACCTCCAGGGCGTGCTCGACGGCGACATCGGCGATCTCATCGAGGCCCTGCGCCTGGCCGACGTGGAGGAGCGCCTGAGTGGCACCTGA
- a CDS encoding CsgG/HfaB family protein: MKRFVRTAWALGLAGAMVAPAMAQAQGANKPVVAVLSFDNNSIGKDAADYNGIGKGVADMLITDLAGNPNVVVVDRDRIQQVLQEQNLIKQGAIDPETAVRIGKILGAQYMITGGFMSDGRGNMVLTARSISVQTTAVTNPQRVQAKTDDVLGMIAKMSDKVTHDMKLPPMEHHNTGMTDKSMGNMGNMGSKPEKMDIRTAMLYSKALDAKDNGDPKRAAELFRQVLVKFPDYSPAKTNLEKVSKSGD, from the coding sequence ATGAAGCGTTTCGTTCGCACGGCGTGGGCGCTGGGTCTGGCGGGCGCGATGGTGGCGCCGGCGATGGCGCAGGCCCAGGGCGCCAACAAGCCGGTGGTGGCGGTGTTGAGCTTCGACAACAACTCGATCGGCAAGGACGCCGCCGACTACAACGGCATCGGCAAGGGCGTCGCCGACATGCTGATCACCGACCTGGCCGGCAATCCGAACGTCGTGGTCGTGGACCGCGACCGGATCCAGCAGGTGCTGCAGGAGCAGAACCTGATCAAGCAGGGCGCCATCGACCCCGAGACCGCGGTGCGGATCGGCAAGATCCTCGGCGCCCAGTACATGATCACCGGCGGGTTCATGAGCGACGGGCGCGGCAACATGGTGCTCACCGCCCGCTCGATCAGCGTGCAGACGACGGCGGTGACGAACCCGCAGCGCGTGCAGGCCAAGACCGACGACGTGCTCGGCATGATCGCCAAGATGTCGGACAAGGTGACGCACGACATGAAGCTCCCGCCAATGGAGCATCACAACACCGGGATGACCGACAAGAGCATGGGCAACATGGGCAACATGGGGTCCAAGCCCGAGAAGATGGACATTCGCACCGCCATGCTCTACTCCAAGGCCCTCGACGCCAAGGACAACGGCGATCCGAAAAGGGCCGCCGAGCTGTTCCGGCAGGTGCTGGTCAAGTTCCCCGACTACTCGCCCGCCAAGACGAACCTCGAGAAAGTCTCGAAGTCTGGCGACTGA